The following is a genomic window from Pseudomonas purpurea.
GTTCATGGCTGCGCAGCCTGGAGCCGCGCAAGATCGCCGAGTTCCTGATCGGCGGCGTGTCCGCCGATGACCTGCCGAGCAGCTTCGGTGGCAAGACCATCGAGATGTTCCGCGACTTCCTCGGCCACACCAGCTTCATTCTGCCGCCGCTGCCGAACACCCAGTTCACCCGCGACACCACTTGCTGGATCTACGGTGGCGTGACGCTGAACCCGATGTACTGGCCAGCGCGACGTCAGGAAACTCTGCTGACCAGCGCCATCTACAAGTTCCACCCCGAGTTCACCAATGCCGACTTCCAGGTCTGGTACGGCGACCCGGATCAGGAACACGGCAACGCCACGCTGGAAGGTGGCGACGTAATGCCCATCGGTAACGGCGTGGTGTTGATCGGTATGGGCGAACGCTCGTCCCGCCAGGCCATCGGCCAGCTTGCAATCAGCTTGTTCAAACACAAAGCGGTGGAACGCGTGATCGTTGCCGGCCTGCCGAAATCCCGCGCCGCGATGCACCTGGACACCGTGTTCAGCTTCTGCGACCGCGACCTGGTGACGGTATTCCCGGAAGTCGTGAACCAGATCGTCGCCTTCACCCTGCGCCCTGATGAAAGCAAACCGGGCGGCATCGACATTCGCCGCGAAGAAACCAGCTTCATCGACACCGTCGCCAAGGCCCTCAACCTCAAGGCCCTGCGTGTGGTGGAAACCGGCGGCAACAGCTTCGCCGCCGAGCGCGAGCAGTGGGACGACGGTAACAACGTGGTGGCCGTGGAGCCTGGCGTGGTGATCGGTTACGACCGCAACACCTACACCAACACCCTGCTGCGCAAGGCCGGGATCGAGGTCATCACCATCAGCGCCGGCGAACTCGGCCGGGGCCGTGGCGGCGGCCACTGCATGACCTGCCCGATCATCCGCGACCCAATCGACTATTAATTTGTGTGCCTTGCCTCGTCCTTATAAAGCGCGAGGCAAGGGGATAACCGAAACCCAAGGAGATCCAAAATGGCTTTCAACATGCGCAACCGTAGCCTGCTCTCGCTGATGCACCATACCAATCGCGAGCTGCACTACCTGCTGGACCTGTCCCGCGACCTGAAACGCGCCAAGTACACCGGCACCGAACAGCCGCACCTCAAAGGCAAGAACATCGCGCTGATCTTCGAAAAAACCTCGACCCGCACCCGCTGCGCCTTCGAAGTAGCTGCCCACGATCAGGGCGCTCACGTCACCTACATCGACCCGGTGTCGTCGCAAATCGGCCACAAGGAAAGCATGAAAGACACCGCCCGCGTTCTGGGCCGGATGTTCGATGCCATCGAATACCGTGGCTTTGAGCAGGAGATCGTCGAGGAGCTGGCGAAGTTCGCCGGTGTACCGGTGTTCAACGGCCTGACCGCTGAATTCCACCCGACCCAAATGATCGCCGACACCCTGACCATGCGCGAGCACAGCGACAAGCCGCTGCATGACATCAGCTACGCCTACCTGGGCGACGCCCGCTACAACATGGGCAACTCGCTGCTGATGATCGGCGCGAAACTGGGCATGGACGTGCGCATCGGCGCGCCGAAAGCGCTGTGGCCCCATCAGGACTTCATCGATCAGTGCAACGCCTTCGCCATCGAAAGCGGCGCTCGCATCACCATCACCGAAGACCCGAAAGAAGCAGTCAAGGGCGTGGACTTCATCCACACCGATATCTGGGTATCGATGGGTGAGCCGGTTGAAGCGTGGGACGAGCGTATCGAGCAACTGCTGCCGTACCAGGTCAACGCCAAGATGATGAAGGCCTCGGGCA
Proteins encoded in this region:
- a CDS encoding ornithine carbamoyltransferase; translation: MAFNMRNRSLLSLMHHTNRELHYLLDLSRDLKRAKYTGTEQPHLKGKNIALIFEKTSTRTRCAFEVAAHDQGAHVTYIDPVSSQIGHKESMKDTARVLGRMFDAIEYRGFEQEIVEELAKFAGVPVFNGLTAEFHPTQMIADTLTMREHSDKPLHDISYAYLGDARYNMGNSLLMIGAKLGMDVRIGAPKALWPHQDFIDQCNAFAIESGARITITEDPKEAVKGVDFIHTDIWVSMGEPVEAWDERIEQLLPYQVNAKMMKASGNPRVKFMHCLPAFHNSETKVGKDIAARYPHLANGVEVTEDVFESPANIAFEQAENRMHTIKAILVSALADI